The Deinococcus humi genome contains a region encoding:
- a CDS encoding MFS transporter yields MSVARQRGSLLADTDFLKLWGSETISLFGSAITTLALPLTAVNLLHATSVQMGYLGAAQFLPFLLLSLALGVLVDRRRRRPLMVIANLGRAALLALIPLGGFLGWLRMEFIYPIAFLVGTLDALFHVSYSSYLPGLVGPAGLLEGNSKLQASASVAEIAGPGLGGVLAGWLGAPLAIALDAASYLLSALGIGTIRRSEEPPVFSKTPVDFGAEVKEGVRLIFGHPMLRVMAAEAATYNGASQALSTLFVLYATRELHLRADQLGLVFGAAGLGALIGSLLAGPLARKLGFGRALTGTAALCCIAPLLVPGAQGSPTTILTVLTLAYFLEGLGVSASSIHFLSLRQALSPMSLLGRMTASYRTLTYGVLPLGALFFGFLGEALGVRTALWVGTGLMSLAWLWVRFSPVWHLTDLPGRIQEQPDTGLA; encoded by the coding sequence ATGAGTGTCGCGCGGCAGCGGGGCAGTCTTCTCGCCGACACCGATTTCCTGAAACTCTGGGGGAGCGAAACCATCTCGCTGTTCGGCTCGGCCATCACGACGCTGGCGCTGCCGCTGACTGCGGTGAATCTGCTTCACGCCACTTCCGTCCAGATGGGTTACCTGGGGGCCGCACAATTCCTGCCGTTCCTGCTGCTCTCCCTGGCATTGGGTGTCTTGGTGGACCGCCGCCGGCGCCGCCCGCTGATGGTGATCGCCAATCTGGGACGAGCGGCGCTGCTGGCCCTGATCCCTCTAGGAGGCTTTCTAGGCTGGCTCCGCATGGAGTTCATATACCCCATCGCCTTTCTGGTGGGAACGCTGGACGCCCTGTTTCACGTGTCCTACTCGTCCTATCTACCTGGTCTTGTCGGCCCAGCTGGTCTGCTGGAGGGCAACAGCAAGCTGCAAGCGAGCGCCTCGGTGGCCGAGATCGCCGGGCCGGGGCTGGGGGGCGTGCTGGCGGGCTGGCTCGGCGCTCCTCTCGCGATTGCCTTGGACGCAGCGTCCTACCTGCTGAGCGCGTTGGGCATCGGCACCATCCGCCGCTCTGAAGAGCCTCCCGTTTTCTCGAAGACGCCTGTGGACTTCGGAGCAGAGGTGAAAGAAGGGGTGCGTCTGATCTTTGGTCACCCAATGCTGCGCGTCATGGCCGCCGAAGCAGCCACGTACAACGGCGCCTCTCAAGCGCTGTCCACCCTGTTCGTCCTGTACGCCACCCGCGAACTCCATCTGCGGGCCGATCAACTCGGACTGGTGTTCGGGGCGGCGGGGCTGGGAGCCTTGATCGGTTCACTGCTGGCGGGGCCGCTGGCCCGGAAGCTGGGCTTCGGCCGTGCACTGACCGGGACTGCGGCGCTGTGCTGCATCGCGCCGCTGCTGGTGCCGGGGGCTCAGGGCAGCCCGACCACCATCCTGACGGTGCTGACGCTTGCGTATTTTCTGGAGGGGCTGGGCGTCTCGGCATCCTCGATCCATTTCCTGAGTCTGCGCCAAGCCCTCTCCCCCATGTCCCTGCTGGGCCGCATGACCGCCAGTTACCGCACCCTGACCTACGGTGTCTTGCCTCTTGGCGCCTTGTTCTTCGGTTTTCTTGGGGAGGCATTGGGCGTGCGGACGGCGCTGTGGGTGGGGACTGGCCTGATGTCACTGGCTTGGCTTTGGGTACGATTCTCGCCCGTATGGCATTTGACGGATCTTCCCGGACGGATCCAGGAACAACCGGACACTGGACTCGCTTAA
- a CDS encoding DinB family protein — translation MSEQERIVATALAQQLHTVVFEEDWFKGLLLHVQDVSAEHASRSNPGGTSSAAGQVGHVLYWLRLGQRWLKGEDVEGDQNDSFTTTHVNGAQWQALQAELQAEVESFQQAVVAIQDWDSRKLNTVLNQLTHLAYHAGSIIQILKATA, via the coding sequence ATGTCAGAACAGGAAAGGATTGTTGCCACAGCTCTCGCGCAGCAGCTTCATACCGTTGTTTTTGAGGAGGACTGGTTCAAGGGATTATTGCTCCATGTCCAAGATGTCAGTGCCGAGCATGCCTCGCGTTCGAATCCCGGCGGCACTTCCAGCGCCGCCGGGCAGGTGGGTCATGTGCTGTACTGGCTGCGCCTGGGACAGCGCTGGCTCAAAGGAGAAGACGTTGAAGGGGATCAGAATGACTCCTTCACCACCACCCACGTCAATGGGGCCCAGTGGCAGGCCCTTCAAGCGGAACTGCAGGCAGAAGTCGAATCGTTCCAGCAGGCCGTCGTCGCCATTCAGGACTGGGACTCCAGAAAACTGAATACCGTCCTCAACCAGCTCACGCACCTGGCTTACCACGCTGGCTCGATCATTCAAATTCTCAAGGCCACTGCATGA
- a CDS encoding GGDEF domain-containing protein: MNALGILNDLVVNLALLIAGVTFITLTSQGQETRESAVRLLLRYSSTVFLGLFLMTHSVGLVPGLLFDFRGVVIALAARRYGLVAGLLVAVPLALYRLSLGGAGAWPGVTSLLLVALLASVGTGLARRIPRYQEDTVAHRAWTALVLFGIAHIPFFPAFFLAGKPVVQTLPIYLTLTVLSALGLVAAHLVKQSRLQSLAQTEQLKQLVFVDSLTGALNRRRFDEDFRRTEQPAFVLMLDLDQFKQINDTFGHERGDSVLRALVRTLQETVRSTDGVYRLGGEEFAVLLSPCDEMAVMRVAEGLRRRVQDLVAARAGLGGEQQVTVSGRLVRLEGEKRDVLRSADTLLYQAKSAGRNRIMTNIPLRPVATGSGTLSAAG; the protein is encoded by the coding sequence ATGAACGCCCTGGGGATCCTCAACGACTTAGTGGTCAATTTGGCCTTGCTGATTGCCGGCGTCACGTTCATCACCCTGACCTCCCAGGGTCAGGAAACCCGGGAGTCGGCCGTCCGCTTGCTGCTGCGGTACAGCAGCACCGTTTTCCTCGGCCTTTTTCTGATGACGCACAGTGTTGGGCTCGTTCCAGGATTGCTGTTTGATTTCCGAGGCGTCGTGATTGCGCTGGCAGCGCGCCGCTACGGGCTGGTCGCGGGTCTGCTCGTTGCGGTGCCTCTGGCGCTCTATCGCCTTTCCTTGGGGGGGGCTGGTGCCTGGCCTGGGGTGACCAGCCTGCTGCTGGTGGCCCTGCTGGCGAGCGTCGGCACCGGTCTGGCCCGCCGGATTCCCCGCTATCAGGAAGACACCGTCGCTCACCGGGCCTGGACCGCCTTGGTCCTCTTTGGGATCGCCCATATTCCATTCTTCCCGGCTTTCTTCCTGGCCGGAAAACCAGTGGTGCAGACCCTTCCGATCTACCTGACGCTTACCGTCCTCAGTGCGCTGGGCCTGGTAGCGGCGCACCTGGTCAAGCAGAGCCGCCTGCAGTCGCTGGCCCAGACCGAGCAGCTCAAACAGTTGGTGTTCGTCGATAGCCTGACCGGCGCCCTGAACCGTCGCCGCTTCGACGAAGATTTCCGCCGGACCGAGCAGCCCGCCTTCGTCCTGATGCTGGACCTTGACCAGTTCAAGCAGATCAACGACACGTTCGGACATGAGCGGGGGGACAGCGTGCTGCGAGCCCTGGTGCGGACCCTGCAGGAGACGGTGCGGTCCACCGATGGGGTCTACCGCCTGGGCGGCGAAGAGTTTGCGGTGCTGCTTTCGCCCTGTGATGAGATGGCGGTCATGCGGGTCGCCGAGGGCCTGCGCCGCCGCGTCCAGGACCTGGTGGCGGCACGGGCCGGACTTGGCGGAGAACAACAGGTCACGGTCTCTGGTAGACTGGTGCGCCTGGAAGGAGAAAAGCGGGACGTGCTGCGCTCGGCGGACACATTGCTGTATCAAGCCAAGAGCGCTGGGCGCAACCGCATCATGACCAACATCCCCCTCCGGCCTGTTGCAACGGGTTCTGGCACATTAAGCGCGGCAGGCTGA
- a CDS encoding CocE/NonD family hydrolase has product MPDPRATPPTRFARVIDTITTRSMKLPGGLPYTVTQGVRVPMRDGAELLADLYTPVGEVRGTLLVRLPYGRSVLVASNFVAPYAARGYRVVLQSCRGTFGSGGGPFEPMGREIEDGADTVTWLRNQPWFEGKFATVGASYFGFTQWALLLDPPPELVTAIILMGVHDLYQTAHGAGAFRLELLLSWHHQIARQERGGLLTALIDRATLTRRLKPALDALPLLETGERHLGHGPFAASYGDMLTRADPGDPYWAPRRLGEALERVRVPVLLAGGWQDIFLDQTLEQYTRLRDRDVDVALTVGPWAHGEGLGVMTRESLDWLAEHLGGEARPRSAPVRVYVTGAAEWRDLPGWPPPTEPQTLYLHPDEGLGIYAPSPKARPSTFTYDPANPTPSVGGQLLVNGGSRDNRPLEARGDVLTFTGPALTAPLEVVGVPAVELAHHSDNPHADLFVRLCEVDVRGQSRTVSDGFRRLSPVDGGGVVRLALGATAHRFAVGSRIRVLISGGSHPQYARNLGTGEDEATGRRLAVSHLTVMHGEGGLSRIVLPVMG; this is encoded by the coding sequence ATGCCTGACCCACGCGCGACGCCTCCCACACGCTTTGCACGGGTGATCGACACCATCACAACCCGCTCCATGAAGCTTCCGGGAGGCTTGCCCTATACCGTAACCCAGGGGGTGCGGGTCCCGATGCGCGACGGCGCCGAATTGTTGGCTGACCTGTATACCCCGGTGGGTGAGGTGCGCGGCACCCTCCTCGTGCGCCTTCCCTATGGCCGGAGCGTCTTGGTGGCGTCCAACTTCGTGGCCCCCTATGCTGCGCGCGGCTACCGGGTGGTCCTGCAAAGCTGCCGCGGCACTTTCGGGTCCGGTGGGGGTCCGTTCGAGCCGATGGGACGTGAGATCGAAGACGGCGCCGATACCGTCACGTGGCTGCGCAATCAGCCGTGGTTCGAGGGGAAGTTTGCCACAGTGGGCGCCTCGTACTTCGGCTTCACCCAGTGGGCCCTGCTCCTTGATCCGCCGCCGGAGCTGGTCACCGCCATCATTCTGATGGGGGTGCATGATCTCTACCAAACTGCACATGGTGCGGGCGCGTTCCGGCTGGAACTGCTGCTGTCCTGGCACCACCAGATCGCGCGCCAGGAGCGTGGCGGCCTCCTCACCGCCCTGATCGACCGGGCGACCCTCACCCGGCGGTTGAAGCCCGCGTTGGACGCCCTGCCCCTGCTCGAAACGGGGGAGCGACACCTCGGCCATGGGCCCTTCGCGGCCTCCTACGGCGACATGCTGACCCGCGCTGACCCGGGCGACCCATACTGGGCGCCGAGGCGGCTGGGCGAGGCGCTGGAGCGCGTTCGCGTTCCAGTACTGCTCGCGGGGGGCTGGCAGGACATCTTCCTCGACCAGACCCTGGAGCAGTACACCCGGTTGCGCGACCGGGACGTGGACGTGGCGTTGACGGTGGGTCCCTGGGCGCACGGCGAGGGACTCGGCGTCATGACACGCGAGAGTCTGGACTGGCTGGCCGAGCATTTAGGCGGTGAGGCCCGTCCCCGTTCCGCCCCGGTGCGCGTGTACGTCACGGGTGCAGCGGAGTGGCGTGACCTGCCCGGCTGGCCGCCCCCAACAGAGCCGCAGACGCTGTACCTGCACCCGGACGAAGGGCTGGGCATCTACGCGCCCTCCCCGAAGGCCCGGCCCTCCACCTTCACCTATGACCCGGCGAACCCCACGCCGAGCGTCGGCGGGCAACTCCTCGTGAATGGCGGCTCCCGCGACAACCGTCCCCTTGAAGCTCGGGGGGACGTCCTGACCTTTACCGGCCCGGCCCTGACCGCTCCGCTGGAAGTCGTGGGCGTGCCGGCGGTGGAACTTGCGCACCACAGCGACAATCCGCACGCGGACCTGTTCGTGCGCCTGTGCGAAGTAGATGTCCGGGGCCAGTCGCGCACGGTGAGCGACGGCTTCCGGCGGCTGAGCCCAGTAGACGGGGGCGGGGTCGTGCGCCTGGCTCTGGGTGCCACGGCGCACCGTTTCGCGGTTGGCTCGCGGATTCGCGTGCTGATCTCCGGCGGTTCCCACCCGCAGTACGCCCGCAACCTGGGCACCGGCGAAGATGAGGCGACGGGCCGCCGCTTGGCCGTCTCGCACCTCACCGTTATGCACGGCGAGGGTGGGCTGTCCCGGATCGTCCTGCCCGTGATGGGGTAA
- a CDS encoding dienelactone hydrolase family protein, which yields MSEILLFHHAQGLTPGLLAFADDLRQAGHIVHTPDLYYGQTFDTLDAGIAYAKQLGFSDIAERGVRAADDLPNDLVYAGFSLGVSPAQQLAQTRPGARGALFFHACFPVAEFGTSWPEDVPVQVHAMEGDPFFEEDAAAARALMDKAPQGQLFLYSGGQHLFADRSLGSYDPTATSVLQQRVLDFLRST from the coding sequence ATGAGTGAAATTCTGTTGTTCCATCACGCCCAAGGGCTGACACCCGGGCTTCTCGCTTTCGCAGATGACCTGCGCCAGGCTGGGCACATCGTCCATACCCCTGATCTCTACTATGGGCAAACCTTTGACACGCTGGACGCCGGGATTGCTTACGCCAAGCAACTCGGCTTCAGTGATATCGCAGAACGTGGTGTCAGGGCCGCCGATGACCTTCCCAACGATCTTGTCTATGCAGGATTTTCACTTGGTGTTTCGCCAGCACAGCAATTGGCGCAGACCCGACCAGGAGCGAGAGGTGCGCTGTTCTTTCACGCCTGCTTTCCCGTTGCCGAGTTTGGAACGTCGTGGCCTGAAGACGTCCCTGTTCAAGTCCACGCTATGGAAGGGGACCCTTTCTTTGAAGAGGATGCCGCAGCCGCCAGAGCCTTGATGGACAAGGCACCGCAAGGACAACTCTTTCTCTATTCCGGTGGTCAGCACCTCTTTGCTGATCGTAGTCTGGGGTCATACGACCCTACAGCAACCTCAGTACTCCAACAGCGTGTCCTTGATTTCCTTCGCTCAACCTGA
- a CDS encoding response regulator has product MRVPRRYLLVDDSPEDRLLAQEAFEHVCPTCTLTCVDSGRAALDLLQQRHFVPDVVLVDLNMPGMNGFQLLQAMKQDGRLARIPVVMLTTSNAQQDVERAYSLHASSYLVKSVNFDAFVKQLEKVLQYWQTSRTVRDVGSDGRS; this is encoded by the coding sequence ATGAGGGTGCCTCGACGTTACCTGCTGGTGGACGACAGTCCAGAAGACCGCCTGCTGGCCCAGGAAGCCTTCGAACACGTCTGCCCCACGTGCACGTTGACCTGCGTCGACAGTGGCCGCGCTGCGCTGGATCTTCTGCAGCAGCGCCACTTCGTGCCAGATGTGGTGCTGGTCGATCTCAACATGCCCGGGATGAACGGGTTCCAGCTGCTCCAGGCCATGAAGCAGGACGGACGCCTCGCCCGGATCCCGGTGGTGATGCTGACGACGTCCAATGCTCAGCAGGATGTGGAGCGGGCGTACTCCCTGCATGCCAGTTCATATCTGGTCAAGTCGGTAAATTTTGACGCCTTCGTGAAGCAGCTGGAGAAAGTGCTGCAGTACTGGCAGACCAGCCGCACCGTGCGGGATGTCGGCTCCGACGGGAGGAGTTGA
- a CDS encoding PAS domain S-box protein gives MRQVIESSAVGTVMTDALQNDQPIVYVNPAFERLSGYSAAELLGRNCRLLQGHDRDQPGVRELHQAIEQQHSQTVTLRNYRKDSTLFYNELTLNPLRDATGTVTHFVGFQHDVTAREEARLHEDQLHGQLTSTLGQMTDGFVSLDRDLNYIYLNAAAARIAGKRPEELTGHNLLTTFPESEDSAVVQATQRARETRRSHTAVSHLKAFGRWVEATAYPTEDGVSVFIRDITQQRQAEEDRRSSEEPFASVFEAAPMAMVVSRLSDHHYIDVNPEFLRASGYSREEMIGRTPLDLKFWDDPLEFEAVGRILREQGKVLNREVQFRLKSGMLAQTVVSVVPVTIDGEACLLTLVRDITSEKRARQQLEESEERHRQLATELQRTLDLSLDIIATIGPDAKLISINAACQRVLGYTPEELIGRSLLELVHPDDQIAPHAVGADTLQESAGDQQGAPIYQSRYLHKNGHTVWLEWNATVIPDHLQTYCVARDITGRKMAEEDQAFLAAIVQASHDAIIGVTLDSTIRSWNVGAEELYGYPAAEAVGQPITLIVPSELHVQEAEMLRRTGQGERLEPFESVRIAKDGRRVPVLITASPILDAAGRVVGVSKIAQDITARLAAEQEIQTLNDSLHQQLRQITGLRAIDQSIAASANLHLTLSLVVDNLCEQLGVDAASALLLNPETLALEYTALRGFSSANLQRPSVKVGVALAGQVALSGQPLHVPDLSTVRFSPEEHNLLQHDGFTSAAYYAVPLITKGKVVGVIEVLQRQVLPLSSIWLEMLGTLASQAAIAVENVQLFTELERKNLELRLAYDETIEGWARALDLRDKETQGHSRRVTEMTVALCQQLGVPSEKLVNVRRGALLHDIGKMGIPDAILLKPGKLTDEEWAEMRKHPDYAVELLSPIRFLRPALDIPEYHHEKWDGSGYPLGLKGEVIPLTARAFAVVDVYDALTSDRPYRPAWSGERALAHIRSGAGSHFDPHVVEVFFQLLQRDAPISGTTEQSPP, from the coding sequence ATGCGCCAGGTCATCGAATCTTCTGCGGTTGGCACCGTGATGACCGATGCTCTCCAAAACGACCAGCCGATCGTGTATGTCAACCCGGCCTTCGAGCGTCTGAGCGGCTACTCGGCTGCCGAGCTCCTCGGACGAAACTGCCGCCTTCTGCAGGGTCACGACCGCGATCAGCCCGGTGTTCGTGAGCTCCATCAGGCCATTGAGCAGCAGCACAGCCAAACCGTCACCCTGCGTAACTACCGCAAGGACAGCACGCTGTTCTACAACGAGTTGACCCTCAATCCGCTGCGCGATGCGACTGGTACGGTCACGCACTTCGTGGGCTTCCAGCACGACGTGACGGCCCGTGAGGAAGCCAGGCTTCACGAGGACCAGCTTCATGGGCAGCTGACGTCCACACTCGGGCAAATGACCGACGGCTTCGTCTCGTTGGACCGAGACCTGAATTACATCTACCTGAACGCCGCGGCAGCCCGCATCGCTGGTAAGCGCCCCGAAGAACTCACCGGACACAACCTGCTGACAACCTTCCCGGAGAGCGAAGACTCGGCGGTGGTGCAGGCCACTCAGCGGGCTAGAGAAACCCGCCGCTCTCACACCGCCGTCAGCCACCTCAAAGCGTTCGGCAGGTGGGTCGAGGCCACCGCCTACCCAACTGAGGACGGTGTCTCGGTGTTCATCCGAGATATAACGCAGCAGCGCCAAGCAGAGGAGGATCGGCGCTCCAGCGAGGAGCCCTTCGCCAGCGTTTTTGAGGCCGCCCCGATGGCCATGGTCGTCTCCCGACTCAGCGATCATCACTACATCGACGTCAATCCCGAGTTTCTGCGCGCCAGCGGATACAGCCGCGAGGAGATGATCGGGCGGACCCCGCTCGATCTGAAGTTCTGGGACGACCCCCTGGAGTTTGAAGCCGTTGGGCGAATCCTTCGGGAACAAGGGAAGGTCCTCAACCGCGAGGTGCAGTTCCGCCTGAAGTCCGGAATGCTCGCCCAGACGGTGGTGTCGGTCGTCCCAGTCACGATCGATGGGGAGGCGTGTCTGCTGACGTTGGTGCGTGACATCACCAGTGAGAAACGCGCCCGCCAGCAGCTGGAGGAAAGTGAGGAACGCCACCGTCAGCTCGCCACCGAGCTGCAACGCACGCTGGACCTGTCGCTGGACATCATCGCGACCATTGGCCCTGATGCCAAATTGATCAGCATCAATGCAGCGTGCCAGCGCGTCCTGGGCTACACGCCCGAAGAGCTGATTGGCCGCTCCTTGCTGGAACTCGTCCATCCCGATGACCAAATCGCGCCCCATGCTGTGGGGGCAGACACGCTGCAGGAGAGCGCGGGTGATCAGCAAGGCGCGCCCATATATCAGAGCCGCTACCTTCATAAGAACGGGCATACCGTCTGGTTGGAGTGGAACGCGACGGTCATTCCCGACCATCTGCAGACCTACTGTGTGGCTCGCGACATCACCGGGCGCAAAATGGCGGAAGAAGATCAGGCCTTTCTGGCGGCCATCGTCCAGGCCAGCCATGACGCCATCATCGGTGTGACGCTGGACAGCACCATCCGCTCATGGAATGTTGGCGCCGAAGAGCTGTACGGCTACCCGGCGGCCGAAGCAGTCGGTCAACCGATCACCCTGATCGTTCCGTCAGAACTCCACGTTCAGGAAGCTGAAATGCTCAGGCGGACCGGGCAAGGTGAGCGACTCGAACCCTTCGAGTCTGTCCGGATCGCCAAAGATGGGCGCCGGGTCCCCGTGCTCATCACCGCTTCCCCGATCCTCGATGCGGCTGGCCGGGTGGTGGGTGTGTCCAAGATCGCCCAGGACATCACCGCCCGCCTCGCTGCCGAGCAGGAGATCCAGACCCTGAACGACAGCCTTCATCAACAACTGCGCCAGATCACCGGCCTGCGGGCCATCGATCAGTCCATCGCTGCGAGTGCCAATTTGCATCTGACGCTGAGCCTGGTGGTGGACAACCTGTGCGAGCAGCTCGGTGTGGACGCGGCCAGCGCCCTGTTGCTCAACCCCGAGACCCTGGCTCTCGAGTACACCGCACTGCGGGGCTTCTCCTCCGCCAACCTCCAGCGACCCAGCGTGAAAGTCGGCGTCGCGCTGGCCGGCCAGGTCGCGCTGAGCGGCCAGCCCCTCCACGTGCCAGACCTGAGCACGGTGCGGTTCAGCCCAGAGGAGCACAACCTCCTGCAGCATGACGGCTTCACGTCCGCCGCGTATTACGCCGTGCCGCTGATCACCAAAGGCAAGGTCGTGGGCGTGATCGAGGTGCTGCAGCGCCAGGTGTTGCCGCTCTCGTCAATCTGGCTTGAGATGCTGGGCACCCTGGCCAGCCAGGCCGCCATCGCGGTCGAGAACGTCCAGCTCTTCACGGAACTGGAGCGCAAGAACCTAGAGCTGCGCCTGGCGTACGACGAGACCATTGAGGGTTGGGCCAGGGCGCTCGACCTGCGTGACAAGGAAACCCAGGGCCATTCCAGGCGGGTGACGGAGATGACCGTGGCCTTGTGTCAGCAGCTGGGCGTTCCGTCTGAGAAGCTTGTGAATGTGCGCCGGGGCGCGCTGCTGCATGACATCGGCAAGATGGGCATTCCGGACGCGATTCTCCTGAAGCCTGGCAAGCTGACCGACGAGGAGTGGGCGGAGATGAGAAAACACCCCGACTACGCGGTGGAGTTGCTCTCGCCGATTCGGTTCCTGCGTCCGGCGCTGGACATTCCGGAGTACCACCATGAGAAGTGGGATGGCAGCGGTTACCCGCTGGGGCTCAAAGGCGAGGTGATTCCCCTGACCGCCAGAGCATTCGCGGTGGTGGATGTGTACGATGCGCTGACCAGTGACCGGCCCTACCGTCCGGCCTGGAGCGGGGAAAGAGCCTTGGCGCACATCCGTAGCGGCGCTGGCAGCCACTTTGATCCTCACGTCGTCGAGGTTTTCTTCCAGCTGCTCCAGCGGGACGCGCCGATCTCGGGAACAACGGAGCAAAGCCCTCCTTGA
- a CDS encoding CGNR zinc finger domain-containing protein translates to MKASTARFSFVAERVCLDFANTVDWHATDHPGERVQSVTDLLHWSEEAGVLDQACRQMLTRHADAHPDQGEAVLRRSRELREVIYRIFDAVTRDVTPDPADLQRLNAARLEALQHQTLQPDGTGYEWGWTCAPDDLGRVWWPIAVDAATLLTSDLLAKVGQCADDRGCGWLFLDTSKAGRRRWCSMQDCGNRAKAQRYRANTSR, encoded by the coding sequence ATGAAGGCGTCAACAGCACGGTTCTCGTTTGTGGCCGAGCGGGTCTGCCTGGATTTTGCCAATACGGTGGACTGGCACGCCACCGATCACCCCGGTGAGCGCGTGCAGTCGGTGACGGACCTGTTGCACTGGAGCGAGGAAGCAGGCGTGCTGGATCAGGCCTGTCGCCAGATGCTGACTCGACATGCCGACGCCCATCCAGATCAGGGCGAGGCTGTGTTGCGACGTTCACGCGAGCTACGCGAGGTGATCTACCGGATTTTTGATGCCGTCACGCGCGACGTGACGCCTGATCCAGCTGATCTTCAACGCCTGAATGCGGCTAGACTCGAAGCCCTGCAACATCAGACCTTACAACCGGATGGCACAGGCTATGAATGGGGTTGGACCTGTGCGCCGGACGATCTGGGCCGTGTGTGGTGGCCCATTGCTGTCGACGCCGCCACATTGCTGACTTCAGATTTGCTCGCAAAGGTGGGGCAGTGTGCCGATGACCGGGGGTGCGGCTGGCTGTTTCTGGACACCAGCAAAGCGGGCCGCCGCCGCTGGTGCAGCATGCAAGACTGTGGCAACCGCGCCAAGGCCCAGCGGTACCGGGCCAACACCAGTCGCTAG